The genomic region CTCGCGCATCTTCGCCGAGGTGGCGGGCTCCGAGGTCGAGGTGTCGACGACGATCAGCCCCGGCCGCGCCGCGCCCGCGACGCCGGCCGGGCCGAAGATCACCTCCTCGACCTGCGGTGCGCCGGTGACGCACAGGATCACGATGTCGGCGTGGTGCGCGAGGTCGGCGTTGGTCGCGACCTCCTTCGCGCCGCGGCGCACGAGGTCCTCGATCGGCGCGCGGTTGCGATGCGCGCGCACGACGAGCGGGAAGCCCTTCTCCACCAGGTTCTTCGCGATGCCGTGGCCCATCAGGCCGGCGCCGACGATGCCGATGCGCTGTTTCGTGCTCAAGGGATCCGTCCGTCGAGATTGGCGATGCGAGGATCCGCGCGGGGAGGGGTTCCGGCGCGAGCGTCCGATTCTACGTCATCGGTCGTTCCGCCGCTCCCGCGACGGGCGCGCAGCGGAAGCCCGGCGCCGCTCGTGCAGCGTGATCAGGAGCCCGCTGCCGGCGATGATGGCGATGCCCGCGAGCGCGTACCCGTCCGGGAACGTCCCGAACACCGCCCAGCCCAGCATCGTCGCCCAGACCAGGTGCATGTAGGTGAACGGCGTGAGCGCGGACGCGGGCGCCCGCCGGAACGCGAGCACGAGCATGAAGTGGCCGAACGTGCCGGCCATGCCGCCCGACACCAGCGTCATCACGTCGGCCCACGGCATGGCGATCGATTCGAGCGTGAACGCCAGCGGAATCGCGAGTGCCAGCGCGCCGACGGCAGCCGGATAGAAGAGCAGCGCGCCCGGATCCTCCTCCGCCATCTTGCGCGTCAGGACCTGGAACAGCGCGAAGCAGCCGGCCGAGGCGAGCGCGAGGAGCGACGCGCCGCGAAACATCTCGCTCCCGGGCCGCACGACGAGGATCATCCCGATCGCTCCCGCGACGACGAAGGCGATCCGCGCGGGCGTCACGCGTTCGTCCAGCAGCACGACCGAGAGCACGACGACCATCATCGGCGCGGCGTAGCTCAGCGCCGTGACGTTCGCGAGCGGCAGGTCGGCGAGCGCGTAGACGAACATGACCGACGAGACGATGAGCACGCCCCCGCGCACGAGGTGGCGTCGCACAAGCCGCGTGCGCAGGAACCGGGCCCCCGACTTCGGCGCGAGCCAGGCGACGATGGCGAGCGCCTGGATCGCCCAGCGCGCCCAGACGAGCAGCGGTACCGGGTAGCGCGCCGACAGGGCCTTGATCACCGCGTCGAGCGTCGCGAAGCAGGCCGTCGCCGCGCAGATCAGCAGCACCGCGCGAACCGGAACGTGCTCGTGCTTCATACCGTGCACGCACGCCCCGCTATCGGGGTGCACGGCCGGGCGATTCGACGCAGAGGCGACGGCCGAAGCAACGGGCGCTGCCCGAGCCGCGCACGACGGATCCGGGCGCCCGCTGCGGGTGGGTGGACGGCTGCGAGGAGCATACTTGCGCGCGGCGAGCCCTCCGCGCGCCCGGGGCGGCCGCCCACCTGCCGCCGTGGAGCGGGTGAAGGGAATCGAACCCTCGTCGTAGGCTTGGGAAGCCTCTGCTCTACCATTGAGCTACACCCGCGCGGAGGCGGATTCTACACCCGGCCCGCGAGAGGCGAGCGCGCTCGCCCCCGATCCGGCATGACCGTCCACGAGCGATGACCCACGAAGCGAAGATCCCGAACGTGCTCTCGATCGCGGGTGTCGATCCGTCGGGCGGCGCGGGCGTGCTCGCCGACGTCAAGGCGATCAGCGCGCTTCGGGCATACGCCTGC from Burkholderiales bacterium harbors:
- a CDS encoding DMT family transporter, with product MKHEHVPVRAVLLICAATACFATLDAVIKALSARYPVPLLVWARWAIQALAIVAWLAPKSGARFLRTRLVRRHLVRGGVLIVSSVMFVYALADLPLANVTALSYAAPMMVVVLSVVLLDERVTPARIAFVVAGAIGMILVVRPGSEMFRGASLLALASAGCFALFQVLTRKMAEEDPGALLFYPAAVGALALAIPLAFTLESIAMPWADVMTLVSGGMAGTFGHFMLVLAFRRAPASALTPFTYMHLVWATMLGWAVFGTFPDGYALAGIAIIAGSGLLITLHERRRASAARPSRERRNDR